In the genome of Polaribacter sp. MED152, one region contains:
- a CDS encoding DUF2237 family protein produces MDLNVLNQPLQCCCTSPLTGFYRDGFCKTGVQDYGTHTVCAIVTDDFLEYSLSRGNDLITPIPQWNFPGLKPGDHWCLCISRWLQAEKVGKAPFIKLEATHIKSLDYCSLDLLKKYEFQKKDQE; encoded by the coding sequence TTGGATTTAAACGTTTTGAACCAACCTCTGCAATGTTGTTGCACCTCTCCTTTGACGGGTTTTTATAGAGATGGTTTTTGTAAAACAGGTGTACAAGATTATGGAACGCACACAGTTTGTGCAATTGTAACAGATGATTTTTTGGAGTATTCTCTGAGCAGAGGAAATGATTTGATAACACCCATACCTCAATGGAATTTTCCTGGTTTAAAACCTGGCGATCACTGGTGCCTTTGTATTTCCAGATGGCTACAAGCTGAGAAAGTAGGTAAAGCTCCTTTTATTAAGCTCGAAGCAACTCATATTAAATCTTTAGATTATTGCTCTTTAGATCTTTTAAAAAAGTATGAATTTCAGAAAAAAGACCAAGAATGA